Part of the Marinobacterium rhizophilum genome is shown below.
TTGATCACGGGTAAGCCTGATGCCACGCACGAAAAAGACTCCAGACTTCGAAACCTCGCTGACCGAGCTTGAGCAGCTGGTGAATCGCATGGAACAGGGTGACATGCCGCTGGCCGATGCACTGCAGGCATTTGAGCAGGGTATCGCCCTGACCCGTGATTGCCAGGGCATACTCGATCAGGCCGAGCAGAAGGTGCGAATGCTGGTGGAAAAAGACGGCGAGCTGCAAACCGTTCCCTTCACCGACCCCGAGGATGCCTGATCCGTGGCTCTGAACTCTCTGCTGCAACAGTACGCCGAACGCGTTGAA
Proteins encoded:
- a CDS encoding exodeoxyribonuclease VII small subunit, which translates into the protein MPRTKKTPDFETSLTELEQLVNRMEQGDMPLADALQAFEQGIALTRDCQGILDQAEQKVRMLVEKDGELQTVPFTDPEDA